The window AGTAAGTTATACTTATAGTAAGCAAAGATGATACAAAGGAGATTAAACGCTATGAGAACAACAACTATTAGGCCGCTGGGCCCGAGAAATCAGGTTACAATACCATCAGAAATATTGAAGCAGTTGCACATGAAAGCTCATGATTTGGTTAGTTTTGTATTAACTAAAGAGGGTTTATTGATGAAACCGGTTGAAATAGTAGATAAAAATGACTCTTGGGAAAAAAATGAATTAGCCGCTATTGAAAAACTAATCCATACCCAGGTAAAAGATAAGGATTATGTAAAAATATCTGATTCGGAAGAAGCAGTATCATATTTAAAAAAGAGAATTAAATGCAAGTAATATACCTTAAATCTTTTACTAGAACCTTTGATTCTCTTACTTATCAAGAGCAATTGAAAACCACAGATACTATTGAAGAATTACTAAACGCCCTCGGGAGAAAAATCCAACCAACCAGGGGGTTAGGTATAAAGAAAATAGGCAAAAACCTTTGGGAAGCAAGGGCAGATATCCGGATAAGAATATTGTTCACTGTTTTACATGATACAATATCTTTCGTGTTTGCCGGCTCGCATGACGAAATAAGAAGATACTTGAAAATATAGAATATGGACAAAAATAGTAACTGGCTATGACAAACAAAATATTAAATAAAAAATTGTGTTGCTGTTAATCCTATTCATGGTAAAAACCTTGTTTAGATCCTACCATATATGGTATATAGTTCAGTCAAGTAGACATGCAGGAATTAGTATTATGCTGACAAGGCATTGAAATTATTGAAACTGGCTTCGAACTCATTTGGCGGAACATAACCTAACGAAGAATGAAGCCGTTTTGCATTATACACTTGTTCCAGAAAATACGGGACTCGTTCTATGACATCATCTATCGTCTGATAATCGTTCAAATATACTTCTTCATATTTAAACGTTTTGAAGAAACTTTCTGCGGTTGCATTATGGTACGGGTTTCCTCTATCAGACATACTGCTACGGATATTATGATCTTTCAAAATATTCACGTATTCTTCTGAGGCATACTGAACACCTTGGTCCGAGTGATGAATGCATCCTGGCAAAGGTTCTCGTTCCCTAAGCGCCATATTAAGCGCTTCTGTTGCTAAAGACGCATCCAAAGACAGTGACAAGGCATATCCTATCACTTTACGTGAAAATAAGTCAAGAATTGCCGACAGATACACAAATCCCCGGGCAAGGTGAATATACGTGATATCTGCAACCCATATTTGATTCGGTGCCATTGGGATTATGTCTTTTATCAGGTTCGGATATCTCCGGAAATTGTGTTTTGAATTTGTTGTTGTCCGATACGCCCTTGGTTGTTTGCACTGGAGATCCATTTCATGCATAAGGCGCCCGATACGTTTATGGTTCACCCGGTATCCTTCACGGTGCAATTGTTTGGTTACGCGCCTTTCTCCGTAACCAGGAAATTCTTCAACGATCTTTTCTATTCGTTCTTTTAGCTTTGATTCAGCAGCATTTTGCTCTGCAGATTTCTTTGTTTTATAGTAATACGTGCTCGCAGGGATATTCATCAGTTCACACCCCCGTCGCGTGGTTTCAACAAACAGCTGGTGCTCTTTGATAAACTTTCTTTTTTCTTTGCAAGTTCCCGTTTTACTCTATCGTTTTTTTTAAAAACTCGATTTCCATCGCTTGCCGGCCTACCATTCGTTCCAGTTTCTCTATTTTTTCCTGGAGTCCGGCTTCGGTGGTAGGTTCATTGTTCAAACGGCCATGTTCAAAGGCTTCAGTCCAGTGTTGCAGCAAGCTGTAGGATATTGAGTGTTTTCGGCATATTGCAGCCTTGCTTAGCTGTCCACTTAATGCGTCTTCTACTACTTCGCGTTTCTGTTCTTTGCTGAATTTTCTGTAGCTAACCATACAAGAGCCTCCTTTTTAAGGTCTCTTGTCAGCTATTATACTAATTTAGTGTCCAGTTTTTGGGGTACAGTCCAGGGAAATTATTAGTCAGAAAAGAGGATTAATTGTCAAGTGATTTCTGAAACTATTCAAAGAAAAAACCGGCTCTGACCCGCAGACAACCTTAAATCTTTAATTTCTTTTTCCTGATTTTCCATCGGGATCTTACTAACTTCCACTTTTTTGTCCGCGGATACCTTTTAATTTCCCTTTCGCGTATTGTAGCTGTGGACCTGTTTTTGCTTGTCTCCCAATAAATACACTTTACAGGCGCCCTGATTGCCGTATATTTTGCGCCTTTGCCTGTATTGTGTTCCTTAATCCTTCTCTTCAGGCCGGTTGTTATTCCTGTATAAAATGTTTTATCGCAGCATCTTAAGATATAAACAAAATATGGCTTTTTTTTATTCATATCTCAGCGCATAAATCGGGTCGGTTTTTGCGGCTTTCATTGCAGGATAGGTGCCGGAGAATATTCCAATGGCGCTTGAAAAAACAAAAGCAATTATCATGGACGCCATTGAGGCTTTAAGAGGAAAGGGAACAAACGGAGCTATAGCGAAAATTATCAGGACTGAAAACAAAATACCCAGCAATCCTCCGCTGACTGCTATGAATGTGGATTCCAAAAGAAACTGCAACAGGATACTGTAAAATGTTGCGCCTACGGATTTTCTGATTCCGATTTCTTTAGTTCTCTCCGTGACTGTGACGAGCATAATATTCATAATACCGATTC is drawn from Elusimicrobiota bacterium and contains these coding sequences:
- a CDS encoding AbrB/MazE/SpoVT family DNA-binding domain-containing protein, which codes for MRTTTIRPLGPRNQVTIPSEILKQLHMKAHDLVSFVLTKEGLLMKPVEIVDKNDSWEKNELAAIEKLIHTQVKDKDYVKISDSEEAVSYLKKRIKCK
- a CDS encoding IS3 family transposase, coding for MKEHQLFVETTRRGCELMNIPASTYYYKTKKSAEQNAAESKLKERIEKIVEEFPGYGERRVTKQLHREGYRVNHKRIGRLMHEMDLQCKQPRAYRTTTNSKHNFRRYPNLIKDIIPMAPNQIWVADITYIHLARGFVYLSAILDLFSRKVIGYALSLSLDASLATEALNMALREREPLPGCIHHSDQGVQYASEEYVNILKDHNIRSSMSDRGNPYHNATAESFFKTFKYEEVYLNDYQTIDDVIERVPYFLEQVYNAKRLHSSLGYVPPNEFEASFNNFNALSA
- a CDS encoding transposase, which produces MVSYRKFSKEQKREVVEDALSGQLSKAAICRKHSISYSLLQHWTEAFEHGRLNNEPTTEAGLQEKIEKLERMVGRQAMEIEFLKKTIE
- a CDS encoding GIY-YIG nuclease family protein, with translation MNKKKPYFVYILRCCDKTFYTGITTGLKRRIKEHNTGKGAKYTAIRAPVKCIYWETSKNRSTATIREREIKRYPRTKKWKLVRSRWKIRKKKLKI